AACTCTATCTCTTTCTGGTTGTTGTGGTTTGTCGTCTTTAGAAATACGAGCTCTCTTTTTTGCAAGAGGTTTATCGCTACTTTCTTTAACCAACTTTGGTCTTGCTTCCTTAACTGGAGCTGCAGTTTCTGCTATAACTTCAGTAGTGGTGCTTTTGTTGGTTTGCTGTATTAGTATTTGTTCAATCAGGTCAGTTTTACGCAAATCGTCTGCGTTGGTAACACCTTCATTTTTTGCTAACTCACGTAATTCTGCAGTAAGCTTTTCAGTTAATTCTGTTTTATTAAACATTTATATGTGTTTGTCGAGAAATTTTAAATTGGGTTTATCAAAAAATATAACAGAAAAATGCTTTTAAAAACATTCAATAAAATAATTTAGGTTGAGATTTTTCTGGGATATTCAGATAAACATTCGGGAATTATGGCACAATTGTATGTATTTGAAAATTAATAAGCAACTAAAATCGAAAATTGTTTAAAAAAAGTTCATTTTGTTTAAACTTAGGCAGGCAAAAAACCATCAAAATTTGACATCTTTGCGGACCATTCTCCTATTAAAATGAACAAGGAACAACTTTTTGAGCAAATACAACAAAAAAAATCTTTTTTGTGCATCGGTCTAGACCCAGTGTTAGGTAAACTTCCAAAACACCTGTTAAAATATAACGACCCGATTTTAGAGTTTAACAAACAGTTGATAGATGCAACTCACGACCTTTGTGTTGCCTATAAGCCAAATACAGCATTTTACGAAAGTAGGGGAGTTAAAGGTTGGGAAACCTTGGTAAATACTTGGACGCATTTTCCAAAAGATGTTTTTACTATCGCAGATGCTAAACGTGGAGATATTGGAAATACATCTGCTATGTATGCCGAAGCTTTTTTTAATGAAGAAAGTTCTGCAATGAGCTTCGATTCTGTTACCGTTGCACCGTACATGGGTAAAGATTCGGTTTCGCCTTTTTTAAATCATCCAAATAAATGGGTAATTCTTTTGGCTTTAACCTCAAACGCTGGTAGTCAAGATTTTCAGGCTAAGCAAAGTGATAATCAAAAACTATACGAACAAGTAATCACTACTTCACAACATTGGGCAACCAGTGATCA
The sequence above is drawn from the Pedobacter frigiditerrae genome and encodes:
- the pyrF gene encoding orotidine-5'-phosphate decarboxylase, translating into MNKEQLFEQIQQKKSFLCIGLDPVLGKLPKHLLKYNDPILEFNKQLIDATHDLCVAYKPNTAFYESRGVKGWETLVNTWTHFPKDVFTIADAKRGDIGNTSAMYAEAFFNEESSAMSFDSVTVAPYMGKDSVSPFLNHPNKWVILLALTSNAGSQDFQAKQSDNQKLYEQVITTSQHWATSDQLMYVVGATKAEEFQNIRQLAPDHFLLVPGVGAQGGSLSAVCQYGLNSQCGLLVNAARSIIYASNGLDFAEKAREEALLLQQEMEQILKAADLI